The nucleotide window GTCACCGTACCCGACCCAGAGAAGCTGCGTCCCTTTGCCTCGCACTACGGCGCGCCCTCGTGGCGCAAGGAGCCCGTGGAAAATTTTCGCAACGAGATGGCCCGCTTCGGTCACAAGGCGACCTATGGCACGCCTTCGCTCTTCCACGTGCGAGATGGTCTCTTCAACCTGATGATCAATCACGAGTACGCCGTACGTGCCGATGACGCTGCCGCCATTACCGAGGCCACCTTCCGCGCACGCAGTGAGATTCACACCATCACGCGTGGTCTGCGCAAGCTCGGTGGCGCGTGGGATGGCCTGCTGCTCGTGGCCACGGCGGAGCAGATTGGCGTGCGAGACGGACGCCGCATCAAGGGCCGCTACGTGATGAGCAAGGACGACCTCATCGAAGGTCGTCAGCAGGAAGATGGCGTGGTGACCGTCACCTTCAACGTGGACATCCACGCCGTGACGAAGAAGGACAATGAGACCGCCGCCTATCACAACGCCGGTGTGAAGACCAAGCCCTATCACATCCCTTTGCGCGCCCTCATTGCGAAGGATGTGGATGGCCTCATGATGGCTGGACGCTGCATCAGTGGCGACTTCATCTCCCACGCCAGTTACCGCGTCACCGGCAACGCCGTTGCCATGGGCGAAGCCGCCGGTGTCACCGCCGCCCTGGCAGCCGGGGGCAAGCAACAGCCGCATGACATTGTGTGGAAAGATGCTGCCGCGAAGCTGGCGCAACTGCACGGCAAGGCTTAAGGATCATGATGGCGAAACCGTGGTGTGTTGTTGATGTGATGAAATTCTCTTTTGTTCTTCCCAGTTTGTTGTTCGTGGCCAGCCTTGTTTCCGCGCATGCGGAGACTCCACCTGCCAATGCGAGTCTTGAGAAACAGATGAATCAGGCGTGGGATGTCGCCTGGACCCGCTTCTTCCACAAGGACGTGGAGACCTTCATGGACTACCTGAGCAG belongs to Roseimicrobium gellanilyticum and includes:
- a CDS encoding FAD-dependent oxidoreductase, whose translation is MGETEPADPALGSCGLLEPVRQMPIKDDVDVIVCGSGPAGIAAAIMAARTGAKVRLFEVHGCLGGVWTAGLLSYVLDAKNSGFNQEIIDKLKERSSYNPNGAKAYFYDPEEMKQLLEELCVQSGVKVQLFSRIVAAYKDSANRLTTVVTESKSGRQAWKARVFIDATGDGDLGNLAGCEWELGESKACPCQPMTMMAMVTVPDPEKLRPFASHYGAPSWRKEPVENFRNEMARFGHKATYGTPSLFHVRDGLFNLMINHEYAVRADDAAAITEATFRARSEIHTITRGLRKLGGAWDGLLLVATAEQIGVRDGRRIKGRYVMSKDDLIEGRQQEDGVVTVTFNVDIHAVTKKDNETAAYHNAGVKTKPYHIPLRALIAKDVDGLMMAGRCISGDFISHASYRVTGNAVAMGEAAGVTAALAAGGKQQPHDIVWKDAAAKLAQLHGKA